GGCAATCTCCGAGATCGGCGTGGCTTCGCGGAAATAGGTGATGAAATCGGGCGTGGCATACACTAGGTCGCGGTATTCGCGGTAGGCAAGGCCCGAGAGCTTTTCGAGCAAAGCGTGGCGCTCCGGCGTATCAGCCGCAACGGCCGCTTCCGTGGGGAAGCTCGCGCTCAGCGTGGCCGCCAGCAGGGTTTCCAGGTTGCGGCGACCCACTTCGGGGTCAGCATACTTGGCGGCAATCACTTCACCCTGTTCGGTGATGCGGATCTGCCCGGCCACCGAGCCGGCGGGCTGCGCCAGAATGGCCTCATAGCTGGGGCCACCACCACGACCGACCGAGCCGCCGCGGCCATGGAACAGGCGCAGGCGTACGCCGGCTTCGGCGAACACCTCCACCAGCTTGACCTCGGCCTTGTAGAGTTCCCAGTTGCTGGTGAGGTAGCCGCCATCCTTGTTGCTGTCGGAATAGCCCAGCATGATTTCCTGCACACCAGCACGCTGATCAACCAGCTGACGCCACTGCGGCAAGGCCAGCAGGTCGCGCACGATGGCATCGCAGGCCCGCAGATCGGGAATCGTTTCGAACAGCGGGATGATATTGACGGCCGCATGCGGCGTGGGCGAGAGCGCGATCAGACCCACTTCCTTGAGCAGCACGGCTACTTCGAGCAGGTCCGACACGCTTTGCGCGTTGGATATGATGTAGTTGGGCAAGGCCGCTGCGCCGTACTTGGCGTGGATCTCGGCGGCCGTGCGCACGATGGCCAGCTCCTTGGCGCTTTCTTCGCTGTATTGCACATAAGGCGTTTGCAGCAGGCGGGCGCTGGCCAGTTCGCGCAACAGCACTTTCTGGCGCGCTTCCTCGCTCAGCGCGGCGTAGTCCTCCAGCCCGGCTTTCTCGAACAGTTCGGCGACGACTTTCTCGTGGATGCCGCTGTGCTGGCGCATATCCAGCGGTGCCAGATGGAAACCGAATACATCGACGGCGCGAATCAAACGCCGCAGGCGGCCGCTGGCCAGGATCGCCGAGCCATGCGCCGCCAGCGAGGCCGACAGGGCCCGCAAGTCGCCCGCCAACTCTGCCGCTGTGGCATAGGGGGCGATACCGGCATCGGCCAAGATGCCGCCGCGGAACTTGCCCAGCACATGCGCGGTAGAGAGGATGCGTTGGCGGATGGTGTTCATGGCCAGGCGATAAGGCTCTTCGCTACGGCTGGCAGGCTGGTTGGCAAACGCCGCGCCGATCGCGTGCACGGCATCGCTGGCCTGCACCATGCGCGAGGACAGGCTCAGCTCGCTTTCGAGCTTGGTGGCCTCTTCATAGTAAAAATCGAACGCCACCGCAGCCTGGCGGCCGACGGCATGCAGGGTGACTTCGGGCACCACAAAGGGGTTGCCGTCACGGTCACCGCCGATCCAGCAGCCCACGTGCATGAATACCGGCAGCTCGACCGGCTCACCGAGCAAGGCGCTCAAACGGTCTTCAAGTTCGATGTAGATGCGTGGCAGCTGCTTGAGGAAGGTGGAGCGGAAATAGCTGATGCCGTTTTCGATTTCATCGCTGACCTGCAGCTTGAAGGCGCGGATTTCGCGCGTCTGCCACAGCGTGAGGATCACGCGCTGCAGGGCGATATCGTTTTCTTCCAGCTCTTCGGGCATCAGCGTCTGCCGGTCGCGCATGGTCAGCGCGCGGGCGATCGTGCGTTCGCAATCGAGCAGGGTCTTGCGTTGTACTTCGGTCGGGTGCGCGGTCAATACCGGGGCGATCAGTGTGGCAGCCACCAGGTTCTTGATCGCCTCGGCCGAAACACCGCGCGCTGTCAGCTCGTCGAGCGAGTGGGTGAGGCTGCCGCGCTGTGCCGGGCTGCGCTGGATGCGGTGGTAGCGACGGCGGCGGTTGTGGTGCAGGTCTTCGGCAATGTTCGACAGGTGCGAGAAGTAGCTGAACGCACGCGCCACAGCCACCGTCGTATCGTGGCTCAGATTCGCCAGCGTGGCGGCCAGCTCATCGGCCGCGCTGGAATCGGCTTCCCACACGAAGCGGCTGGCCAGCTCGCGGATCGCCTCGATCTGCTTGAGCGTGTCGGTGCCCGACTCACGCTCGATGGTATCGGCCAGCATGGTGGCCAGCAGGTTGAGATCCTGCTCCAGCGGCAGGTCTTTGGCGGTAGCGTTGTCGTACAGGGCCATGATCAATCTCGCGACGTGGGTTTTGCTGCGGTGCGGTAGCCAGAGTAAGGGATAGTCCGCACGTAGGGAATTGTAGTTTAACTACAAGTTTATAACCGGATCGCCCTTGTGCGCCACAAAACAGAAAGGCCGTGCAGATGCACGGCCTTTTCTCTTGCAAAACAAAGCTTTCCTTGCCAAAAAAAGGCTCAGAAGCTGCCGACCACCTTCACGCTACCATCAACAGACCCCTTGTCGATGTAGCCAATTGCAGCTGGGTTGCCCGCAACAAACTTCTTCACATCGGCACTACCACCCACTTCCTTGGGCGGGGTACCCTTGCCGGTGAACTGCATCTT
This genomic stretch from Chitinimonas sp. BJYL2 harbors:
- the ppc gene encoding phosphoenolpyruvate carboxylase, whose translation is MALYDNATAKDLPLEQDLNLLATMLADTIERESGTDTLKQIEAIRELASRFVWEADSSAADELAATLANLSHDTTVAVARAFSYFSHLSNIAEDLHHNRRRRYHRIQRSPAQRGSLTHSLDELTARGVSAEAIKNLVAATLIAPVLTAHPTEVQRKTLLDCERTIARALTMRDRQTLMPEELEENDIALQRVILTLWQTREIRAFKLQVSDEIENGISYFRSTFLKQLPRIYIELEDRLSALLGEPVELPVFMHVGCWIGGDRDGNPFVVPEVTLHAVGRQAAVAFDFYYEEATKLESELSLSSRMVQASDAVHAIGAAFANQPASRSEEPYRLAMNTIRQRILSTAHVLGKFRGGILADAGIAPYATAAELAGDLRALSASLAAHGSAILASGRLRRLIRAVDVFGFHLAPLDMRQHSGIHEKVVAELFEKAGLEDYAALSEEARQKVLLRELASARLLQTPYVQYSEESAKELAIVRTAAEIHAKYGAAALPNYIISNAQSVSDLLEVAVLLKEVGLIALSPTPHAAVNIIPLFETIPDLRACDAIVRDLLALPQWRQLVDQRAGVQEIMLGYSDSNKDGGYLTSNWELYKAEVKLVEVFAEAGVRLRLFHGRGGSVGRGGGPSYEAILAQPAGSVAGQIRITEQGEVIAAKYADPEVGRRNLETLLAATLSASFPTEAAVAADTPERHALLEKLSGLAYREYRDLVYATPDFITYFREATPISEIAKLNIGSRPSARKATNHIGDLRAIPWVFSWAQSRLMLPGWYGFGTAIAAYRDEKGEAGIEELARLYREWPFFRSTISNMEMVLAKSDIHIASRYATLVKDPAIAEAIFGRIKQEWRRAVDAVLAITGHKELLGDNPLLARSLKNRLPYLDPLNHLQVDLVKRFREGDESEDVLYAIHLTINGIAAGLRNSG